In Nitrospira sp., one genomic interval encodes:
- a CDS encoding VTT domain-containing protein produces MDTFQFLADHGVSVLFWVIFAEQIGFPIPAIPLLIAAGALVGAGKMSVATALFVPVAASLPPDLAWYYLGRHKGGRVLGFLCRLSLEPDSCVRDTENLFHRNGPRALLLAKFIPGFSTVAPPLAGIVGMSALMFTLYDVAGTLIWAGVSAGVGALFSNQFEQLVGLFDQAGGLLLTLSVVGLTGFIGYKVYHRQKFLRHLRMSKISVEELKQRLDAGEAISVVDVRHPLSVQLDPDSIPGAINFTLEEIEHRHQEIPRDRDIVLYCTCPNEVSSARTAFLLKKKGIHRVRPLEGGLDAWRERNYPVERRPIPPLASP; encoded by the coding sequence ATGGATACCTTTCAATTCCTCGCCGACCATGGGGTGTCGGTGCTCTTCTGGGTGATCTTTGCCGAGCAGATCGGCTTTCCCATTCCGGCCATCCCGCTGCTGATCGCCGCCGGGGCCCTCGTGGGGGCCGGCAAAATGTCGGTGGCGACTGCGCTCTTCGTGCCGGTAGCCGCTTCGTTGCCGCCGGACTTGGCCTGGTACTATCTGGGGCGTCACAAGGGGGGGAGGGTGCTGGGATTCCTCTGCCGGCTGTCGCTGGAGCCGGACTCTTGCGTGCGGGACACGGAGAATCTCTTTCATCGGAACGGGCCACGCGCGCTGCTGCTCGCCAAGTTCATCCCCGGCTTCAGCACCGTGGCGCCCCCGCTGGCCGGGATCGTCGGTATGAGCGCCCTCATGTTTACGCTCTACGACGTGGCCGGCACCCTCATCTGGGCCGGTGTGAGTGCCGGAGTCGGGGCCCTCTTCAGCAATCAATTCGAACAACTGGTCGGCCTGTTCGACCAGGCCGGTGGTCTGCTGCTCACGCTCTCGGTCGTCGGCCTCACAGGGTTCATCGGCTACAAGGTCTATCACCGGCAGAAATTCTTGCGGCACCTCCGCATGTCGAAGATTTCCGTGGAGGAACTCAAGCAGCGGCTGGATGCGGGCGAGGCGATCAGCGTGGTGGATGTGCGGCATCCCCTGTCCGTGCAACTCGATCCGGACAGCATTCCCGGCGCCATCAATTTTACCTTGGAGGAAATCGAGCATCGCCATCAAGAAATCCCGCGCGACCGCGACATCGTGCTCTACTGCACCTGCCCCAACGAAGTGTCCAGTGCCCGCACGGCGTTCCTCTTGAAGAAGAAGGGAATCCATCGCGTCCGCCCGCTGGAAGGCGGCCTCGACGCCTGGCGGGAGCGGAACTATCCGGTGGAGCGGCGCCCCATCCCTCCCCTGGCATCCCCTTGA